The Halodesulfovibrio sp. sequence AGCGTAGTGACGTCATTAAATGTCTCTTCTTTGTTAATACGGACTTTCCCCTCCGAACTTAATCGATTCGTTAGAGTATTAAGGGTTTCTTTAGAATGCATCAAAATCACCTTTGCAGTATCAGCCGCCTCAATTGCATCTGCCTTCTTCTCTTCTGGAAAATCATCTGCAAAGTCATCCAAAGGCTTTGCTTGCAACCATGCCGCGCAACCCTTTTGCATCGTGGAAATTGCTGCAAAAGCCCCTGCAATATGAATGTGCTTCCGAGAAGTATTTTCATCTTTCAACTGATTAAGTAAGTAGGAACAATAGCCTTGTAGGTTTATTTCAAAAAGGATACAGCCTGAGGAAATCTTAGCTTTTATTACTAGCTGATCATTCTTCTTCAAGTCCTTTCGACTATACTTTTTTTTGGGAGGCACTTTACTAAGTAACTTCAAAAAATCATTCTGCATCGATAAAAGAAGATCTGCTGTTCGATAATCTAAGTACTCTGTATCATTCCATTCAGGGTCATCAATCTTTATATTGATAAAGACTCCTGAGGGATCTATTCCTGATACAATTTCTCTATCTGAGTCAGAACCATATTTTAATAAAATTTGTTTTGCTACTTCAGATAAATAAGAGGGATCAACGGTGCTCACTGGACAATTCTCCGAAATAAAAAAACAACCTGGTAAGAAATTGCTAAAGATAGCTATTTCCCTATTGGTAGTTTTTATCATATTTACATACATCAGTTTCGTTTCAGAAAAAGCCTTACTACAAAATATTTCTTATTCAATTTGCGCAACTTGTATTTTTTATGCAGGATTCGAACTTATTCCTGCGTGGCGTCATCTTGAAAAGAGTAAGTACCTACTATTAAATAGGTTATCAAGTTTGTTCTTTCTTTCCATCCAATTTGATATGGGAACAGGACTAACATCTGAACAAAAATATCAGGGTGGAAATATCTGTTCGCAAGTTTTTTTTAAAAACATTGATCCAACGACAACTTATTCAACAATTTTTCAATCAACCATCCCCATTGGAATATCAGGCTCAATAGATGAGTTTTCTGCAGGTTATCGCCACGCAATGAAAATTCTACTCACTGAAATCATACAAAGAAACTCTAACTACATTAAAGAAGTTCGTGGACTTGAAGAAGAAATTTGGAAACTATTGATGATTCTTGAAGAAGGTTATCTCAAAGAAAGTATTCAAGTTTTTAGACAGAAGAGCACCTCAACTTTAGATCGTATTCTAAATGCGCTCAATGAAAACGGGCTACTGAATGAATTTAAATTGCTATGTCAGGAACTACACAATATTAAATTTTAACCAATCCCTTAAGGTTTTTTCAAAATGCCCATATCCTCCGAATCATCAAAAGCATCGACAATATCCCTGTCCATATCTAGTTCATGCAGATAGGTTTTAGTTGTTCTAATATTCATATGACCAAGAAGCATTTGAATCTGTCGGTGAGTTGCTTTTCAGGATTTCGCAGTTAGGGATTAAGTGGTGGTTAGGCTTAATTCGGAGATGCCTGTGCCGAGGCTTCAGGCTGTGTGATATGGTGTTGCAGGACTTCAACCAGCGTTGAGAGCTGGGTACTGTTTGCACCGCTGATAGAGACACCCGCGGCGCGTTCGATGTCCTGCTGGGCAAACCCTAAAGATACAATGTCAGCTTTGAGAGCTTCACGACGCTGCGGGACGGTAAGTCCCTGCTGCAAAGACTGAAGCTGTGACTGATCCTGCGTCGTACTTGTCTGATTAGTGTTGCTGTGGTTAGCAGTATATTGCTGGAAGGCTGCAACAATTGCGTCATGCTGTGACGGGTCAAGAGCTTGCTGGTATACAGAAATGGTATCTGAATTGTTGCCGGATGCGGTTTCTTCGATAAAACGCTCAAGCAAGGCAAGCTCTGCATCAAAAGAGACACCGATCTTATCAGCCAATTCATACATTAGCTGTGCTTCAGCTTCTTCTTGCGCCTCTTTGTTGACCTCTGTTGCCGCTTCATTCGACTGCTCTTGAGGCTCCGACATCGGGGAATCTAACTGCATCAGCCCCGCAGCCACAAGCCTCCACTCAACTTCAGAATGCGCCAACACAGACTCCCCATCAGCAGGTAGCGCGCAAAGATCATTCACAAAGCAACGATCAATGGAATACCAAAGAGCGTAAAGGCCTGCGCAATAAATCTCACCTTCTAAATAAATTTTAAAGCATTTCCCTAGCAACGCAGCTTTAGTTAATTCATCAGCACTCTCAAGAGTGAAAACTAACTTTTCACCAATTCGTTGCCGCTCCTCCTCATTCTCCAGCCTGCTACGCATCTTCTGTTTGTCAGCTTCACTTACTCCTTCAAAGTTTTCCCCAAAGGACTTGACCTTCGCTAAAAACAAATTATCCCGAACAGTATTTGCTGTGCGTGCTAATCCCACTAACGTTCCAAGTGCAGGAATGTCTCGTGCGATTCCTTCTTTTTGAAATGCATCAAAAAAAGGTTCCAGCACATCAGTGGCTACGTCCATCAAACAATCTTTTATCTTTCCCATACGTTCTCCTGCTCCCAACATGCTCTTACTTCATGATTCTTTCAAACAAAAAAGCCCCCGATATTATCAGGGGCTTGGAATTACAAACAGTCTACTGTTTAAAATCAAAAATATACTCTGTATGTTGTTAAATTATAAACGGGAAAAGACTATTTTTTGCTTTTATTGTTCAACTTACTTTGGTGTGCCTTTAGTTTTTCTTCGTACTCTCTGAACGTCATTGGATGAAACTCTTTGAAGCATTGCTTTTTTGCATTCACGACCATTTTATCTTTCCGAGAGGACAGTACATCCGCTAATAGACTATCCATAAGAGAATCTGCAGAATTAATTAGCTGACCATTTGCCTTCGCATCCACAGCAGAAGTCAAACGCCCACTATTTACCCATAAAGGCATTAAGCCTCTAATTGCTACATTTACTTTTGACCCCGTTCCCCAACTAGAACTAGCTGCGGGAACTAGCACCTCAAGCCGATATGAAGCGCCGCACCTTCCCACAAATCTGTCCCCAAACACAGAGAATACAATTATTGGATTTTTGGGAGTCGTTATAAGAAACTCCTCTTGCGAAACGCTTATTCCCTCGGACTCTAGCCGGTAGCGAATTCTATCTTTGACGGCCTGTATATTCGTCCAGCACCCACCTGACACATCATCATTTACCAAGAGGTATGCCGATTCCATTAAGCCTACCCCTTTAGTTCTAGAAACAGTAAGCCACGTATAGTCCTCCTCCCCCATTCCAGCACACGGCACCAACAAAACCATCAACACAACCAGTAAAACCTTTTTCATCATCTAACACCTCGCTTATTTCATACCTGCCCCTGAATATAGTTCCCTTATAACTAGGTCTATTATTTCACTTTAATACTTATCTAGTTACAATAAGGAGCAACTATGGAGCGGGTATTTCTCCGAGGTATTCTTGTTCTTGTTTTCGTGTGCCTTTCCTCAATCACACAGGCAGAAATATACAGGGCGCTGCTGCCACAGGGAATACGAACCGACTTTGTTATCCACCACACACATTATTCTAGTGGGTATGATGAAGAGTCCGAGCAAGCCGAATAGGTCATGTACGAGTTCACACAAGAGGAAGCGAACGCGCCGCGGGTCAAGCGCACTAACTCTTTTCGTTCTGACCCTGCCGTTCCTTCCGGTTCCGCAGCTCTTAGCGACTACAAGAAAAGTGGCTACGACAGAGGACATCTTGCACCCGCTGCTGACATGGGCTTTTCCAAACAGGCTATGAGTGAATCATTCTATATGTCCAACATGAGTCCGCAACGTCCGGGCTTTAACAGAGGCATATGGAAAAAACTTGAAGAAATCGTGCGCGGGTGGGCAAAGAACGAAGATATCATTATCGTCACAGGCGGGATTCTGACTGGTAGACAGTATATCGGCAGCAACGCAGTTCTCATCCCCAACACATACTATAAAGTAATCTATGCTCCACAGCGCCAAGAGATGATAGCCTTTCTTCTGCCCAACGAGGCGTCTTCCGCCCTTTTACAACACTTTGCTCTTCCGGTGGATGCAGTTGAGGCTGTAGCCGGTATAGATTTTTTTCCTACCATACCTGATGAGTTTGAAGCGGCTTTAGAAAGGAACATCAACACATCTAGCTGGCAGTGGACTGCAAAACCGTCCCAGATTCGCAAACAACGTAGTATCGATTCCTCTACTATGGGTGTAGTCAAAATGTCCCGCTCTGGAATATGCCATGATCGTTCATCAAGATACTACAGTCGCACTAAACATTTTACCCCATACCGCACGTTAAAAGAATGCCTAAACGCAGGAGGAAGGTTGCCACGGTGATAGTAAGTAGGCTGCATACTCTCTCCCCTCTTGACACTATCGCCTGCTCCTCGTATCTTAAAAACCTATTAACAGGTCTTTTAGGAGGTCTTCTAATGGCTCATAAAATATTAGCTGATACTGTTGCCAGCATTTCAGAACTTAAAAAGAACCCTATGGCTACTATCCGTGAAGGTGATGGAGAACCCGTTGCAATCCTGAATCGGAATGAACCTGCATTCTACTGCATCCCAGCAAAGGCATGGGAGGATTTGATGGACAAGCTGGAAGACTTGGAGCTTTCCAAGATTGCAGCACAGCGCATGGACGGACCAACTGTAAAGGTAACGCTTGATGACCTATGATCTTGAGTTCAACAAGCAAGCCCTGAAAGAATGGAAAAAGCTAGGCAGCACCGTTCGGGAACAGTTCAAGAAAAAGTTGAAAGAACGTCTAGAAAATCCCAAGTTTCCTTCTGCCAAGCTTACTGGCACTGAATCCTTGTTTAAAATAAAATTACGCCAGTCTGGTTATCGACTGGTCTACCAAGTCATCGATGACAGAGTTGTTGTTATCGTTCTTTCTGTGGGCAAACGAGAAAGACTCGAAGCGTATAAAAATGCCTTTACCAGACTTGAAGAATGATCGAAGCCCCGCCAAATGGTGGGCTTTTTCTATAAAACAGCCAATCGATTTTGCGC is a genomic window containing:
- a CDS encoding type II toxin-antitoxin system RelE/ParE family toxin, whose product is MTYDLEFNKQALKEWKKLGSTVREQFKKKLKERLENPKFPSAKLTGTESLFKIKLRQSGYRLVYQVIDDRVVVIVLSVGKRERLEAYKNAFTRLEE
- a CDS encoding type II toxin-antitoxin system Phd/YefM family antitoxin, yielding MAHKILADTVASISELKKNPMATIREGDGEPVAILNRNEPAFYCIPAKAWEDLMDKLEDLELSKIAAQRMDGPTVKVTLDDL
- a CDS encoding DNA/RNA non-specific endonuclease, whose translation is MYEFTQEEANAPRVKRTNSFRSDPAVPSGSAALSDYKKSGYDRGHLAPAADMGFSKQAMSESFYMSNMSPQRPGFNRGIWKKLEEIVRGWAKNEDIIIVTGGILTGRQYIGSNAVLIPNTYYKVIYAPQRQEMIAFLLPNEASSALLQHFALPVDAVEAVAGIDFFPTIPDEFEAALERNINTSSWQWTAKPSQIRKQRSIDSSTMGVVKMSRSGICHDRSSRYYSRTKHFTPYRTLKECLNAGGRLPR